In one Salvelinus fontinalis isolate EN_2023a unplaced genomic scaffold, ASM2944872v1 scaffold_0315, whole genome shotgun sequence genomic region, the following are encoded:
- the LOC129845475 gene encoding C-type lectin domain family 12 member B-like — protein MSKGVYEMPDGFEDDEPDAMKNTDIDGQLYSNVGAFKPSPRDGVVASEPDSSVKRPFLVAAVCLGLLCVLLAGIIGLSVYYNRAIKDSEDKRNSLSHSCSLYKTNATAERDQLQTRYNNLTEERDQLQSRYNNLTKEKGHIQAKLFVIEQHFQEGWRYFDSSLYFLSTETKTWEESRQDCQERGADLVIINSREVLDGRTA, from the exons ATGTCAAAGGGAGTCTATGAAATGCCAGATGGATTTGAAGACGATGAGCCTGATGCAATGAAGAACACAGACATTGATGGCCAATTATATTCCAACGTAGGAGCCTTCAAACCCAGTCCAAGAGATGGAGTTGTTGCTTCAG AGCCTGATAGCTCAGTGAAGAGACCCTTCCTAGTTGCTGCAGTGTGTCTGGGGCTGCTGTGTGTTCTACtcgctgggatcataggcctgtctgtctact ATAACAGAGCCATCAAAGATTCTGAGGATAAAAGGAACAGCTTGTCACATAGTTGTTCCCTTTATAAGACTAAcgcaacagcagagagagaccaactacagaccagatacaacaacctgactgaagagagagaccagctacagtccagatacaacaacctgactaaagagaaagGCCATATTCAGGCAAAGCTTTTTGTGATAG AGCAGCATTTTCAGGAGGGATGGAGATACTTTGACTCCAGTTTGTACTTCCTCTCTACTGAGACTAAAACCTGGGAGGAGAGCAGACAGGACTgtcaggagagaggagcagacctggtgatcataaacagcagagag gtACTGGACGGGAGGACAGCCTGA